A region of Rhodospirillales bacterium DNA encodes the following proteins:
- a CDS encoding SDR family NAD(P)-dependent oxidoreductase: MDRTAERSGAGRLAGRVALVTGASRGIGAAVARRFAAEGAHIVAVARTTGGLEELDDAIQAAGGSATLVPLDITDGPAIDRMAEALHGRFGRLDVLVGNAGVLGALSPVGHVEPKQFDRILAVNVTANWRLIRAFDPLLRVAPAGRAIFVTSGVTARSVPYWGPYAASKSALETLVRTYAAEIAHTAVRANLVNPGPTRTKLRAEVFPGEDPATLPSPDDVAEAFVPLAEEACALNGAWVAADEWLAARGAARH; encoded by the coding sequence ATGGACAGGACGGCGGAACGGTCCGGCGCCGGCCGGCTCGCGGGCCGCGTCGCGCTCGTGACGGGCGCGTCGCGCGGCATCGGCGCCGCCGTGGCGCGGCGTTTCGCGGCCGAGGGCGCGCACATCGTCGCGGTGGCACGCACCACCGGCGGCCTCGAGGAGCTCGACGACGCCATCCAAGCGGCCGGCGGCAGCGCCACGCTGGTGCCGCTCGACATCACCGACGGTCCGGCGATCGACCGCATGGCCGAGGCGCTGCACGGCCGTTTCGGGCGCCTCGACGTGCTGGTCGGCAACGCCGGCGTGCTCGGCGCGTTGTCGCCGGTCGGCCATGTCGAGCCGAAGCAGTTCGACCGCATCCTCGCCGTCAACGTCACCGCCAACTGGCGGCTGATCCGCGCGTTCGATCCGCTGCTGCGCGTCGCGCCGGCCGGGCGCGCGATCTTCGTCACCTCCGGCGTCACGGCGCGCAGCGTGCCCTACTGGGGCCCGTACGCGGCCAGTAAATCGGCGCTCGAGACGCTGGTGCGGACCTACGCCGCCGAGATCGCGCACACCGCCGTGCGCGCCAACCTGGTCAACCCCGGCCCGACGCGCACCAAGCTGCGCGCCGAGGTGTTTCCCGGCGAGGATCCCGCGACGCTGCCGTCGCCCGACGATGTCGCGGAGGCGTTCGTGCCGTTGGCGGAGGAGGCCTGCGCGCTCAACGGCGCCTGGGTGGCGGCCGACGAATGGCTGGCGGCGCGCGGCGCGGCGCGGCACTGA